The genomic segment AAGCACGGCGTGGACACGCCCCGGGCGGCCGACGTCCAGGTCTTCAGGTAGTCCGCATCCGCCCGGTCTCAGCCGGTCAGGACTTCCGGATTGACGATGTGGTCCGGCCGCTCGCCGTTCCATACCTGGAGGGCCATGGTCAGCGCCATGTGCCACATGCGTTCCCGGCTCGCGACCGTTACGCCGGCGATATGCGGGGTGACGACGACATCGGCGCGGTGGAGCAGCGGGTTCTCAGGGGACGGGGGTTCGGGATCGAATACATCCAGGCCGGCCCCGTCGAGATGACCCCGGTCGAGGGCGGCGCAGAGCGCTTCTTCGTCCACCAGACCGCCCCGAGAAACATTGACGAAGAACGCGCCCGGTTTCATCTGTGCGAAGCGTTTTCCGTCCATCAGCCGGTGTGTTTCCTCCGTGAGCGGCGCGTGCAGGGAGACGACATCCGACCGGGCCAGCACGTCCTCGATCCGCTCCGCCCGTTCGATGCCCATGGCCGTCGCCCGCTCCGCCCCGATATAGGGATCGTAGGCTATCACCCGCATGCCCAGGGCGGCGGCCAGTTCCCCGACCCGGCCGCCGATGCGTCCCAAGCCGATCAGACCCAGCGTCCGTCCGAAGACCTCCATGCCCTGGTAGCCCGACAGGTAGTCCTTCCCGGGACGTTCTGCGAATTCGCCGGAAACCCGCTTGATATGCTTGACCGCGGACAGGATCAGGGCAATCGCCGTTTCCGCGGTGGATACGGTGGGGCCTTCCGGTGTATTGCAGACGGCGACGCCCCGTTCCGTGGCATCCTGAACGACGATGTTGTCGATGCCGATACCCGTCCTGCAGATGACCTTCACGTCCGGATATCGGTACAGAAAGCCGCCGTCGTAGTTCCGGCGGGCGCCGGCGACGATCGCGTGGGCGCCGGGCAGGTCCCGGAGCGGATCATCGGGCGACGCTTCCGCCGAGCCGTTGACGTGCAGCCGCTGGTCGAACTCCGCACGAATCTCGGGAGGAATGGTTCGATCCGACCAGAGCCTCAACATGGAACGCTCCTGCACAATACAGGCCGAGCGAACCCCGCCGTTGCGACAAATGGGTTGCCCGGCATCAAAGAAATCCATACATTACGACTATCGTTCAGCACAAAGCCGCACATGGCCGTGGGATATCATAGAACGTTCTTCCATGATCCGCAAGTCAATCGATATCCTTCAATCGGCATGAAACGCGGCGGCCGGGTTCCCGTGAAGATCGGGATTCCGGAACGACACCGAACCGGAGAACCCCGAAGTGATTCGACACTACAGCCGTATAGCCTGTCTGATCTGCCTTCTCTTCGCCTGGACCGTTCACACGCAGGAAAAGGATCCCGCCGTGCCGGAGGCGGATTCCGACGCCGCGGCGGAACCGGATTCCACCGGCGCCGGAGGCGACCCCCTCCTCGTGCCGGCGAACAGCACCGGCGAAATCGACTTTTCCGTGGACGTGAGCGGTTTCAGGGGGGAGGAAGGACAAACCTACGTGGAGTTCTATTTCCTGTGCCGTCCGAGCGGTTTTACCCTTGAAGAAAAAGATGACGGTGTCTACGCCGCCACCTTCCAGATCGATCTGTCCATCATCAACGAGCAGGACAACGCCGTCTTCCAGTCGGTTCAGAAAAGGGAATACCAGACGGACCGGCCCGTCACCATCACCCGAAGGGGCGAGGAAAGAGTGGTACTGGAACAGATCGCCGCAGGCGTCGCTCCGGGCAAGTACCGGGCGAAGGCCATCGTGACCGACCTCAATTCCAGGCGTTCCGGCGAAGCCGAGAAACCCTTTGTCGCACAGCCGCTTGACGCACCCGGACTTTCTGTAAGCGACCTGCAGTTCTCCACGCTCATTCAGCAGGCGCAGGAGCAGAACCGGTTCACGAAAAACGGCCTGCTGGTGCTGCCCAACCCCTTGCGGATATTCGAAAAATGGATTGAAATGCCCGAAGACGGCAGCTATAAGCCGCGAAACCTGTTCCTGTATTTCGAGATGTACAACCTGACTCCGGATTCGGCGACCGACGAGGCGACCTACGACATCTACCCGTCGGTAACCAGCCATGCCAACGAGATGACGTTTCCACTACCTCCCAGGAAGAACCGGAAGGTATCGGGATCCGACGGCCTGGACGTGATCGTCCTGGACTACATGACCTTCCCGGAAGGTATCTACACCCTGGAAATCAAGGTCAGGGACGCACAGGCCGGGACGGAAGCGACCAGTTCGTCCGTCTTCGAGATTGTCCAGCCTCC from the Gemmatimonadota bacterium genome contains:
- a CDS encoding hydroxyacid dehydrogenase, whose product is MDFFDAGQPICRNGGVRSACIVQERSMLRLWSDRTIPPEIRAEFDQRLHVNGSAEASPDDPLRDLPGAHAIVAGARRNYDGGFLYRYPDVKVICRTGIGIDNIVVQDATERGVAVCNTPEGPTVSTAETAIALILSAVKHIKRVSGEFAERPGKDYLSGYQGMEVFGRTLGLIGLGRIGGRVGELAAALGMRVIAYDPYIGAERATAMGIERAERIEDVLARSDVVSLHAPLTEETHRLMDGKRFAQMKPGAFFVNVSRGGLVDEEALCAALDRGHLDGAGLDVFDPEPPSPENPLLHRADVVVTPHIAGVTVASRERMWHMALTMALQVWNGERPDHIVNPEVLTG
- a CDS encoding GWxTD domain-containing protein, which translates into the protein MIRHYSRIACLICLLFAWTVHTQEKDPAVPEADSDAAAEPDSTGAGGDPLLVPANSTGEIDFSVDVSGFRGEEGQTYVEFYFLCRPSGFTLEEKDDGVYAATFQIDLSIINEQDNAVFQSVQKREYQTDRPVTITRRGEERVVLEQIAAGVAPGKYRAKAIVTDLNSRRSGEAEKPFVAQPLDAPGLSVSDLQFSTLIQQAQEQNRFTKNGLLVLPNPLRIFEKWIEMPEDGSYKPRNLFLYFEMYNLTPDSATDEATYDIYPSVTSHANEMTFPLPPRKNRKVSGSDGLDVIVLDYMTFPEGIYTLEIKVRDAQAGTEATSSSVFEIVQPPPPPPPATVLTEEQAKRGRRQLAIIASKRERELYDNLDLEGKTEFLIAFWRMRDPTPETPENESMMVFNERFSYADYQLGGAESDRGSVFIRYGQPEEIERHDSDNIMKSHQIWYYTEGVQGDPSRTTEGGRHFFVFGDRRNIGRYELVHSSARGELYNPQWRQDLLLIDESQLLEHRGFDGPNLPVPLSAPETDPGKP